Genomic window (Nymphaea colorata isolate Beijing-Zhang1983 chromosome 1, ASM883128v2, whole genome shotgun sequence):
CTATATAGAAAATTTGTCTTTCTGCTTCTTAAATTTGAGAAGCTGAAATTGTTTAAAGAGGCTTTGAGGATCTGGTGCTTAGGGAATggaaagtcaaaattatgacAACCTTCAACTCTTTCTGATTATTTTGCTTGTCGTGTTCAACTTTGAACCTTGAAACTTTGCTGTCCATTCATAGAGAAATTTCTCTATACATGGTATTTCTTCATGGACTGCAGAAATAAAAGACTTCCTCAACAAGTTTCATGAGTCAATTCTTCAAAATTCTTCTGTTACTTTCAGGGGAGGGCAAGCCTTAGCTCAATTTTATTTAGGAAAGCTCACTTTTATTTAGGAAAGAACACACCTGCTATTGGTGGTTTTGTCATGGTATCAGTTGGATCAAATTCATAAAGCAAAATCAGTTCTAATATAAAGTCGGAAACACAATCCTTTAGCTGATAAATTGGATCCTTCTGGCTGGTCTTTATAGAGATGCGAAAGACCAAACAATGTCAGCATGATGTGAGGGAACTTTTCCTTGCAAATTTGCTTCAAGTTGTGCTTACACATACAGTTTTTTCTGCTTCCAAGATTTTTTGTTCACCTAGAACTGTAGTTCATATTTGGATGATTCCTTGGCTGCATAGTTATGTCAATTTGCAGTTTAGTACTCGGggtatcactttttttttttgtgattccAATTGCTTTGGGCTTGTGTACTTCTTAATGTCTCCATGCTTGCAAGTTGCAACGGTTAGCTCCATCAGTGTATTAGCTTAAATATATGGAAAACAACCATTTTTTCTATTCCTTTTTACTCAGAAATAAGGTAAATGTTGcaacttgaatctcattttggTTTATGTGTGAATGCCTTCTCCTTTAAGTTGCACATTCTTCCAATTCTTATTCGGAACTATATTCTTTGGTCTGATTCTGAGAAAGGTCATCCTTTTCCTGGCCTGGTTTGTCAATGCTCCTGTTGGTTCTCTTTattgaaatttggatttatGTGGTATCATGTCTTGCAGGTGGATACAATTCAGAAGTGTGGGGGTCAAATGACTGTTGATGGTACACGCCAGCGGACAGGGGGTGGCATATTATGGAACATCCTTAGATTGCGTGACCGAAAAGCTTATAGGGAGATAATGGCAAGGGGAAAGAAATTCATGGTACAAACTTAATCGTGTGAATGATCTACTTTTACATATGGCTTGGTAACTGGCAGTTCCCTGGCCGTTtagaaacaaattcaaaatttttgtttggtCTGTTGGGTAAGAATGTggttattttcttattttgcaGAGGCAACGTAAACAAGTCCGAGTGATGGATAAGCTTCAAAAAGAAACTGTGGAAACACCACACTCATCTGATATGGCCACTAGTGAATGTTTGAAGAATTCATCAACTGCTGAGCCAGTGCAGGATGAATTGTCTAAACATGATTCACCGCAAAACCGTGTTTCTGTTTGGCACAGGGTGCGTGTGCCAGTAAGTTACGGTGACCTGGTTGATGATGGAacggaagaaggagaaatcacCGAGTGAAATGATGCAGTAGAAGCCCAGCTGCTCCTAGTGCTAAGCTGCCTTTTTTAGGTCATGCTTGCACAGACCAAAGTATGAAGAGAggccttcttttcctttgtttttccaAGTACCAGGGGAAGTTGGTAACCAACAGTTAGAATAGCAACCGGAGGTCCAAGATTTTATTTCAGAACGATGTTTGGCAAATCGCTCTAAAAAAGCCTATACTCTCCTTGAGGAATTTGGTGTTTTTTCACAATGCAGCCAGATCTATGGGCAGGAGAAATCTCAGTGTTCATGAATTTTGTTGTAACTTGGGAAGCTAGTAGTCATACTCACATTGGTAAAATTTGCGGACGCAATGAATACATCATGGTTTACACAGAAAGGCCGTTAGTCCCTTACGTTTTTGGCAAACTCTGTCTAATTAGTCGTTGATGTGCAATATGTTTGACGGACTGACAGAGGGAACAATTCACTTGTCAAGAAGCGACTAAAATGCGCCTTCAAAACCTTGTTCTTTTGAAGGCAGGATTTAGGGATTAAAGGAATACTCTTGTGTACAACTCATGAATGATACGATTTGAACTAAGTTCCTATGGTGTTGACTTTTGAATTTGATTCATGAAATTCCCATCTTGCAGCTTGGTGTTCAAGGAATATCTTAACGTTTTCTGAAACCAAAACTGATAGAAAACTAAACAGAACTTATTCTGTCTATTGTTTATTATTATACTAACATTAATAGTTCATTCTACAGTTTATTTTGTGAATTGAAGACCTTTAGTAATGTACTGAATTTTGTTACTGATCTCTTCCTGTTCCACTTCTTGGTGACTATGGTCCTTCATTATTGGCTCTGGTTTGATGTGGCCCAATATATGCCAGGCGTTATATGACCCACTGTAACAGTGGCTTCCAATACCGTCGAACTGGGCAATCATTTGACATAGCCAAGCATGTGCATATTATACAGATAATGATCCATAGGTTTCTAATTTTCACACTTTTTCCTTAAGCGACATGTTTGGCACCAACTGAAACACGAACAACGTAAGAAACTGCTACAGGCGTAACACGGTTGCATAAACGTGTTCATGTTTTCATGGCGTCTTTTTACAGTAAGCCATCCACCTTTCAAAACTGTTGACTGTGCCTTCTTCTAGCAACGCAAGAAAAGGCAGACTGCTGAACAATCGTCCATTTTTGAAGATGGGAACCGGCTCCTCCATTCATGCACTGCAGCCTCCACTACCATTTTTGCAGCCATTTCTCTGCTCCGTGCAGACCAAACAATAGATGCTACTTGTTTGTTGCTCAGGACATCCCATACCTGCGTAATTGAAAAGCAGAGTTTGTACTgtatttataagagagaaacAGTGACTAAAACCAAGTTTCTGCATTCGTCAGAACACTGTAGTACGTCATGAAATGAGCTAAAACTAGAAATCTGCTTGCAGAACATCTCATGTcagttatttttttatgcaaacaAGCAAGTTATTTTCGTTACAAAAGACCGTTTCTTTATCAGGAGAATTCGTGCTTGGGTTTCTCTGGAAAATTTACGTTTGGCTGCCTCAGGTTCCAAGCATCTAAGATAGACTAGACTTTTATGAATTTGATTGGATGTTGGTATAGTCAAGTTTGTTTAATTTTCATTGCAAATTGCAATATATCCATGTTGATATAGtcaattttatttaattttcatcGCAAATTGCCATATATCCATTAAGTTTCTTAGCTTCACTtaatttactctctctctctctcttcgcgTCTCCAGTTAACTTTCTGAATTCCTGGACGCCATTTAAGATTCTGAGCAAACCTAGAGAAATCTGTAGTTTCCTTTATATTTTCCAGAATTTTGCCGTAACATTTTTGAGAACTGTAGCTTACCCCATCGGTCGCAAGGATGATGAACTGATCGGCGGAGGTGAGTCGCCGGTAAGAGACCTGAGGAACTGCAATTATCCCGAAACTTTTTAGGCGAAAATCTCCGAAGGCTCTGGCCATGGCCAACCCTGGGTAGTTGTCATTGGGTAGCCACACTCTTTGCACCTTAGGCTCATCGGGCAGGGCAAATATCCGGCCATTGCACCGTTTTATACGCTCTGCTTCTTCTGCAAGTGCATTCGTGCATACCTCACGTTAGAGTAGTTTGCTGTGGAAATAGTCGTATATATGCACCACCAAAATTCTCTCAGAAATGTTTTCCACTCTCAGCTTTCCAAAGAAAAGCGAGGCACACCAAACGAGAAGATGCACAAAAGAAACAGCATGCAAACGCATCAAACAAGCGACTTCTTTCCCTTCAGACCTCTATAAATTTCGAGATGACAGGAAAACCACTCTTGGGACACAAAACCCAGTTGCAGATTTTGACCTGAAGCTTGAACTCATAAGAAATTCAAAACTTTATGATGGATTTATCATTTAGATAATTTAAAAATTGCAAAGACTTGTAACATCTACATCCAAGACAGGCTGAAGATGTGGTATAATGGATCTAAACCCACCTCAAAACTGCCTTTTAGATGTACCAAGAAACACTATGAACTAGGAAAGCCCATATAATTTGAAACACGGCTTATGAGTTACTGAAGATTTCTCAAAACATATAATACATCATTATTTTCAAGCTTTCTTACTCATTTGAAGCTTTACATACTATTATTGTAGTTCACTTTTCAAGGTCACAACAATAACTACAAATTattgttttctcaaaaaaagTTGTTGTTGAATAAGTGCAGGACCAGACCAATGACCATGGAAACCAGCAATTCATCTCCTCCCCATACGAATGTGGGGCTAAAGCAGAAAAGCATATAGTAGTTAATTGGGTCCCATCCTCATGTGGATATATGCGGTCTGGGCCCAAATTAAGATCCAGTGCCCGGTGGACCCGGTTCATGACCATGTTGTGCTGGATCCACTATCACTACAAAGATGCCCTAATTATGAAAAGCTCCAAAGGAATATTAGGGCTTACGTGGCACGCTTGGCTTGAGGTCAGTGGTCAACTGGATCGCGGTCAAAGCCCCATCTTCCGAAATTGTCCCCAGCACAGCTCTTGAATCTCCAAGGTTGGCAACGATCAGGTCATCGCCCTGCTCACATTTTAACCCTTGCAAGCATAAGTTGCAAAAATATGCACATACATCACAAGAATATTGGAGTATAAACTTtgagaaatgagaagaaaaaccCTTTTTTAGGGGCGTAAAACTAGGAATATACAATGAgcttgttgagctcgaactcggctcgagtCACATATTGCTCGTGCAGGTTATGACACTATAACAACCCAATCTTGTGCAGGCTAGGATTAGATCCTTTGCTCTCTATCATTCTTGGTGATTCATCCTGTGGCCTTTGGGAATTGAACCTTGACACAAGAACAGGCCCCCCCATGACAGAAATTCCACTGTGATAGATTCCCACTCACATAATTCCAGCAAACAGGTCCCTTTCCACAGTGGATTTCTCATCAGTCCTTCCTGTTCTCAAGGCAGCTTTTTGAGGGAGTGGAATTCCTCATTCCACATTCCTTCCTGATTGATGAGTGACCAACTGCATCTGGAACTCGTTTGAGAATGAGAATGTCCTCATGGAAATTGACATCCATAAGTGTGTAACTATTTGATGAATATGCCCTAAAGATTGAGACGAATTCATGAAACGCTTGTCTCGAGTCTGTTTATCGATACCATGATTTCCTGATACCTGACAGAACGCGACACGACACCGGGGTTGAGAGTGAGTGTCCCTGTGACATAGCCTTCATGGACccgagaaggaaaggaagagtaCCTGCTTGATGATAGTGACTGCAGTTGTGCCACTACATGAGAAGTCCATGGCTTGCTGAAGCCTGAGCTCCTTGTCCATCATCATGAAGGCCTTGAACAATGACTCCTTCCAAACATCAAAGGCTGTGGAGGAATCAGTGACCATCTTCCCTTCTGCCCCTTCATGGGCAGCCCACTGCCTCCATTGCCTCAGCAGCACTGCAGGCAGCCAGTCCCTCACTCTTTTGCTCACATGGTGACCATGGTGCCCATGACCATCAAACACCCCACAAAATGCTCCCCCTCCAGTTGCATAATccttcaaataaaataacaaagttgCTTTTgttaatatgtatatgtatgtatatgtatgtgcatgtgtgtgtgtgtgtgtgtgtgtgtagagagagagagagaattctcCTGTTGGGCATTTCATTGAAGGAAAGCATCTGTGTCTGTAACTGAGAACAGAAGACCACTAAAAACAGCAGATTGTTATGTTGGAATAGCGATTTAGTTGCATTCAAACGTATTTGAAAAATTAGGAGATATATTTAGAGATGCCCATCAAAAGCCATCCTGACATCTTCAAAACTGTTTCAGCCTTTCAGGTCTCAATGATTCCCTGTAGATTCATCCGTTCTATGTTTTATCACTTCTTCTACCAAGTTTGTTTTGGAAGCTTATAAAGCTTTTCGAAAAACAGAGCCATCTTTCTGAAAGAAAATCGAGAAATTCAACTATCCTTGAAAATCGGAAGAACTCCCCTCTAGAAATTCAATTATCCTCGAAAATCAGGAAGAACTCTgggagaaagggagggaaggagagaaagagagagagagagagagagagagagagagacctggcAGAATACAACAGCGTCTTGGTTGGGGCCTTTCTTGCCTTGTTGGGAGTAGAGGGACACATAATGAGGTAGTTGGCCGCTACAGCAgatcctcctccctcctcctccgctGCTCGCATCTCTTTTTtgagcttcttcttcatcagccGACCATGAATTCTCCTTTGGCACTCCGTGACAGTAGTCTCCGAACTTTCCTGCAGAGATGCAAGCACCCATGCCACCTTCCTTCAACAGCCAGCAACCATCTCAAATTCAATGAGTTCTTTGAGTTCAAAAGAGAATAGCAATATATATGGAGGAAGCCAAAAGCGATTCAACTGGTTGCCGAACAATCGATTGAAGGCCCCATCGGCTCACTGTTTTGAAAACCATTTGAAAATAAACTGCACGAGCAAAAGAAcaggaagaaaggaggaaaacagCCAAAACTTGCTAAAAGTAAAGCGGAAAGAGGAACGAAGGTAGAATTGTATAACATCAAAGATCATTGACAAGAATGGGCTCTGcttttattgaaatttgaaagttCATACCTGTAAGAAAGCTAGATTCAAAACAAAGCATATTGttcatttgtatatttgaaaatcatttcTCTCGCAGATATCTTTCTACCTGTAAGAACTCAGTAGAAACTTTTGCACCGTCTTCCTTACGATTTCCTGTAACACAAACAGCAAAATATTTTACTATGGTAAAAGTGGCAGTTGCCTATAACATTATATTTAATTCAAAACAAGAACTAAAGTGAAACTCAAAAGCCCAACTCTAGATTTTACAAGTTTCAGATTCATGTAAGATAAATACACAAGAAATCGTATCCTGTTGAAAAAGCAGCACCGGGAAAGACCGACATTCTAAAGGCATAACCAAAACCATTTAGATCTCTAGTAGAATTCTGAAATACCAATTTTTTCAAGTTGCAGGTCTCAGACAAACTTCTTTTAGGCATATTTCGTGTAAACTACCCAAGAATCAACTTATGTGCTAAAAGCAAACACGTCTCTCTACATATTTATCATGCCTGCCATGTAGACCTTGACTTGAGGGATATATACGCTTATTATGtgcattcatgaaatattagGTGGGCCATGACCATCCATTTGGGGCCATCAACCTTGAATGCATAAAAATTGACATGTGAAGGGTCCCttcactaatatatatatatatatgtgtgtgtgtgtgcgtgcgtgcgtgagtgtgagaaagagaaagaccCAACCATCTAACCAGGACAGTTTGATAACTTTAAATAACCAGAATCATCGttcactcactatatatatcatatatttcCAAGGTTAATGGTTTAGTATGATATGATATGGTCTTGTAAAACATTCGTGAACAAAAAAGGTTCCTTGTCATCAGAATCCTTCCTTATCATTACCCACCAAATGCATGGGGTCCCAAAAGCAGCAATTgtcatcttccttttgtttATGAAAGTTTTTCCAGGGCCCCCACCATCTATAGCTTTGAGGGCAATATTCATTATTTGAAGGCATATCTTCATTATTAGGTTTACCTAACTTTGTATTTAATTGTATTGAATGTGACCCACATTCACAGCTTGAAGTTATTCTTACCTCTTCAACATCTTCAAGAAGGATGAACTTTTCAGAGCACCTTGTTCACTTAGTGGATTTGGAAAAGAAGTGGTTAGATGTTAATTTTTGCAAGTGTGCAAGATTTTCCTCTTATTTGAAACAGAAGAGAACTTACCTTGGTTTTATGTAACTaagcatattaaaaaaaatgtaattagCTTAAGAGCCACTCTTATTATGTATAATCACGCCGATCATCCTCGAATGATTGCGTTCGAGTTCCTAAATTAGGGATTTGTTGGCAACAACATGAATTCAAATGTCAGTCAATATCTTATCATGGACAAATTAGAGATGTCATCATTTGCCCATGCTTATTTCTTGAAGCAAATTTAGTTTGTTGGGGATGGCATCTAACACATTGACACTGCCTACATTGTGGGTATttgcataaataaaaaaacatttttgtattCCAGAAAACAATTATACATAGAGTTGCACATAATTAAATAAGCAATTAGAACAAGTTAACTTACATAggggtttatatatatatatatatatatatatatatatagagagagagagagagagagagggagagagagagaaagagagcaccAAAGCTTCCCCTTCTTTCCTCTTGCCTTCATGTTGTGTTCATGTCTTGTGAGTAAACATTTGAAAGGTAAGAATGAAATATTCCTAAATTATGATTTACGTACTATACAATTATTTTGGTTTATTTACGgcattttttcaatatttcagGGAACAGTTTGTAATTATTCAACAAATGGTCCAGCATTTATAATCACAAAAGTTAAGGAGAAGAAGCATTTATATACCGTTGAAAGGATTGGAAGTTTCTGAATCACATTAATTCAAGCCTATCCCAAGTTCGTGATGTGggaccctttttttttccaaaatcttaAATTATTGGAAAAAAAGGTAAAGCTTTTGCCTATCATTGACCCGCGGTTTTGAACAAATGCGGGACTAGTTTTAGGCTAAATTAATTATTATTGGTTGCATTCATTATTGAATGAGCGATAtatcttttaattaaaagatcAGATAGCCACTTTATAGGAATAACAACGTTTGCTttagaaaaaagcaaaagtcaatcacatttaataaattattttatccAAATTGTCGAATAGCTTGTAaaattagtatatatatatatatatatatatatatatatatatatatatatatatatatatatatatatatatatatatatatatatatatatattgaatggcgattctgattttttaacattttcatcgtctatagcttttttttcttttatcttttatatatatatatatatatatactttttcaaCTTAGTGCTAACACGTTAATGTGCTTgtaccaattttttttggcacTGTTAGTGGGTGACGTTATCACCCAAAAAAGGCGCTTTGGGGCCTTCTTTACATGTCCTATCAAATTGTTCCTAGGTCATATCTACATTGTCAGATAACAATCATGCATATATTAatttattcatttcatattaTCTGGTTTTGTTCCCATCTTATGATATATCAAAAATATCTAGTTTCTCTCCTAGCTTATATGTAttactcttttatatatatatatatatatatatatatatatatatatatatatatatatatatatataaaataaataaaaggtcAGAGTtcacaaattttgaatttctcgTCAATTGTGAGAAACTTCTTAgtagacattttttttctattgacaTGATTGGAAGTCTGCTCAACCATGGTAGGCAGTTGggactataaaaaaaaaaaaagggaaaaagaccAACTGTGTAGTTCATTGGAAGGTTGCACATCAGAAAAGTTATCTTAGGTCAGATTGGCTCACATGGGATAAAAAGAAAGGGTGATCTTACATCCCATCTTCGGCTAACTTTGTTTGACAAATATACCCTGAAATGTTTGAGCTGAATTTTGACTTTTGATCCTAGGTAGTAGCTTATCATGTGGCTCATGTCATCTACTCCTTAAAATCAGATGTGATTTAGAAAAAGTGATGTACACCATTCAATTTATGCTACTTTTTCCCCCTCTAGATATTCCATTTTATTGGAAATATAGGTTCTGctaatcaatatatatatatatatatatatatatatatatatatttatttatttatttatttatttatttatttatttttgtttatatatttacTAAATTATGATTCTAGATGCATTATACATCAAAACAAGGTCGTCCATCTAAACCACCCTTAAATTGTCAGATATTACTTTTAAGTCTGGCTCCTCACCCACCACCACTGGCGACCTGCCAGAGGGAAGGAAGAGACTCAGTGCCTCCCCTGCATGAAATTTTATGCactattttaataatgacaataaATGTCTATGGGTAATACAAAGAGAAACttttgtagggacaaaaaaaagaaaccacaaAAAAGATTTGGGAAttcgataaaggtaaaattAGTCAATCTTGTATATGCATAtcattatgaccaatatacccttCTAAGCAGTAAAAAGACGTTTTCGTTCTTTTGTCCCCAtcatagtgttatctcattatctaataaatattttattagttcatacttatatttaacattatctcatatatatgtatgttattttattatctcaaacatgatcTCATATTTATGTCTAGTGTTCTCTCACGCATctgtttgttatctcataaattatttgttatttcataaacattatctcatacttatgtttagtgttatttcatacatttgTCTGATATTTCactatctcataaatatttgttattttgtacttatttgttatctcatgcacatgtatatacacTGTATTGAcataaaagtaaatatgcatattgataATAGGGTCCACATCTAATATACACTAGTTATATACACGAAGAGATGTATGGAACTTATTCTCGTTTGTGTGTTTGAATGGTATATAGAAAATGGCATTTTGCAAAACACCCAAGGAAGAAGCGTGTAAGATTATTTATTCCCTTTTGTAATGACTATTTTGCCAGAACATGTCTATCATCTAAACACGCCCTAAAAGAAATTTATCAATCTCAAAAATGTCATTGAGGGACTCAAAGAGTTTTATAAATTAGAAACACGGTTTTGCGATGAAAGCTTCAACTAGTGGAGGTTTAATATTATCATACTGACCTAGATTACATATTGAATGAAgtcttatataacaaataatcCCTCCATgtgtgtgagggagagagagagaaaaaaagtgtgTATTGGTTCTTTGGGGGTATAACATTTTGAAataatgaattaaaaaaatgcatcatATCTCTCTTCTAAATGAGAAACAACTATCTAATAACACACCATTACACCAGAAACAAATATGCTATGAAATCACTCTATCTTGTCTGTAACAATCTGACTCACTTCCACATCGGGTTCAAATCCCTAGTGCACCGAACTCGACCTGCCCCCTACCAACATAGGTTTCAACTAAAAAAGACTAAGAATCTAGACAACCAACTAGTTAACAACCCCCTATATAAGTCCCTTAAGTTTCTTTACAATATTAGATACATCACATCGTGTTTACTTTCTAATTTAGATTTAGTTTCTTGTGCAGAAAGAAACCAAAACCAGTTGAAAGATAAAATAACTAAGTTAATGCCTTCTACTTGCTTTTCACTTAATCATAGAGCAGAAAAGTAGGTGTACCAAGTGCTCTGTAAAGTAGGGAACATGAGTTTGTGGCTGCACTGGAGAAGAGAGAGCGGTGCAGCCCCTTGTTAGGACCTGACCTTTGTTAGGAACCAGTCACATCCATATTATAAAGCCCTTTTTCTTAACATGATCATTCAGGACAAGGAAGACCAGGTTTCCTTCACTTTTTAACAGTTTTCTCTAAAGTTTTCTTTTGAGAACCTTAACTTCAGAAGGTTACTGCTGAACCCATGGCAATCCATGTGGAACTTGTCAGTCAGTCAGTCAGCAACATTTTTTTGTAAGCATAAAATCAAGCATTTCATCTCCTTTGCATGCAAATACATGCATATTTTATGTGTATGTATGAGAGAAAAGgtgtttgaatttggatcctaTATGCAATATCTAAATATGAactgtgattatatatatatatatatatatatatatcttgtaaAGTACTGACAGGTCATGTGGTTTATTGAAACAAAAGACATGTACATAGTTCAGCTAGAGTTCT
Coding sequences:
- the LOC116259342 gene encoding uncharacterized protein LOC116259342, with protein sequence MEEDTLLQAIYEDEALDFEDVEMADVEDGQELPEHVEDVTGTAEGDDSLRGKTEDVKMVSRKRRRKSRKRDKNLNGARKDDSTYMDSFVLETSRRLNEKKIHLVREAVKYLGLAAVNDLVAEVDTIQKCGGQMTVDGTRQRTGGGILWNILRLRDRKAYREIMARGKKFMRQRKQVRVMDKLQKETVETPHSSDMATSECLKNSSTAEPVQDELSKHDSPQNRVSVWHRVRVPVSYGDLVDDGTEEGEITE
- the LOC116259341 gene encoding probable protein phosphatase 2C 66 encodes the protein MGACISAGKFGDYCHGVPKENSWSADEEEAQKRDASSGGGGRRICCSGQLPHYVSLYSQQGKKGPNQDAVVFCQDYATGGGAFCGVFDGHGHHGHHVSKRVRDWLPAVLLRQWRQWAAHEGAEGKMVTDSSTAFDVWKESLFKAFMMMDKELRLQQAMDFSCSGTTAVTIIKQGDDLIVANLGDSRAVLGTISEDGALTAIQLTTDLKPSVPQEAERIKRCNGRIFALPDEPKVQRVWLPNDNYPGLAMARAFGDFRLKSFGIIAVPQVSYRRLTSADQFIILATDGVWDVLSNKQVASIVWSARSREMAAKMVVEAAVHEWRSRFPSSKMDDCSAVCLFLRC